The following coding sequences lie in one Kamptonema formosum PCC 6407 genomic window:
- a CDS encoding CP12 domain-containing protein, which yields MMMKAEDIMTTEVVTIRGSATVAEAVAMMNDLCLRALIVERRHEQDAYGIVTETDIVYKVAAFGKDPANVRVYEIMTKPCIVVNPELGVEYVARLFANTRIRRAPVIKDTLVGIISITDILNKSDFVTKPKSVLLEQQIEKAIEDARTACREKGATSKECAVAWDIVEELQAEASHQRAIKIEKTAFDLYCEENPEAAEARMYES from the coding sequence ATGATGATGAAAGCGGAAGATATTATGACTACAGAAGTAGTCACCATTCGTGGTTCGGCAACAGTAGCTGAGGCGGTGGCGATGATGAACGATCTATGTTTGCGTGCCTTGATTGTTGAACGCCGCCACGAGCAGGATGCCTACGGGATAGTGACTGAGACAGACATTGTTTACAAGGTAGCAGCTTTTGGAAAAGACCCGGCAAATGTTCGTGTCTATGAGATTATGACTAAGCCCTGTATTGTGGTAAATCCTGAGTTAGGCGTGGAATATGTGGCTCGTCTGTTTGCCAATACTCGGATTCGCCGCGCTCCTGTGATTAAAGATACGCTGGTGGGGATAATTTCAATCACTGATATTCTGAATAAAAGTGATTTTGTGACTAAACCAAAAAGTGTTTTACTAGAACAACAAATCGAGAAGGCGATCGAAGATGCAAGAACGGCTTGTAGAGAGAAAGGCGCTACTTCTAAAGAGTGTGCTGTTGCTTGGGATATTGTGGAAGAATTGCAAGCTGAAGCTTCTCACCAGCGAGCCATAAAGATTGAAAAGACGGCATTCGATCTCTATTGTGAGGAGAATCCAGAGGCAGCAGAAGCGCGGATGTACGAGAGTTAA
- a CDS encoding pentapeptide repeat-containing protein: MDARELLDRYASGQRDFAEANLMGANLTRAFLEGANLARASLAGADLSWASLYETNLSGAFLYSSNLSFVKLGKGYLTNADMTKADLRGAFLVKSELTGAKLSGATLAGVNLRSANLSGVNLCGANLSGINLRYAKLTGANLSWANMSRARLSGAVLDGANLTGINFSKAHLVNVDFHGMDLNGVNFSEAKLKDANFCACNLTATNFSGAELQRVNLQDAALNGANLKEANLNEANLSYAILMRADLSGAILSRADLSAANFNLAILHEADLSDANLEGAYFWKADLSQAVLRGADLRNASLRGATIEGADLQDTNLNGATWPNGNICE; this comes from the coding sequence ATGGATGCTAGAGAACTGCTCGATCGCTACGCATCGGGACAAAGAGATTTTGCTGAAGCAAATCTGATGGGCGCAAACTTAACAAGGGCATTTTTGGAGGGGGCAAACTTAGCAAGAGCGTCTTTAGCCGGAGCAGACTTGAGTTGGGCATCTCTATACGAAACTAACCTCTCAGGCGCTTTCCTCTACAGCAGCAATCTGAGTTTTGTGAAGCTAGGGAAAGGGTATCTCACCAATGCCGACATGACAAAAGCCGATCTCAGAGGAGCTTTTTTAGTCAAGTCGGAACTTACGGGAGCGAAACTCAGCGGAGCGACTCTGGCGGGGGTAAACCTACGCTCTGCTAACTTGTCAGGGGTGAATCTGTGCGGCGCGAATCTGAGCGGGATTAATCTGCGCTATGCCAAGCTCACAGGAGCTAACCTGAGTTGGGCCAATATGAGCCGAGCTAGATTGAGCGGAGCTGTACTGGATGGAGCCAATCTTACGGGCATCAACTTTAGTAAAGCTCATTTGGTGAATGTTGACTTTCACGGGATGGACTTGAATGGAGTTAATTTTAGCGAGGCAAAACTTAAAGATGCGAATTTTTGCGCCTGCAACCTCACAGCAACTAACTTCAGCGGTGCAGAATTACAACGGGTGAATTTGCAGGATGCGGCTCTGAATGGAGCTAACTTGAAGGAGGCTAATCTTAATGAAGCTAATTTGAGTTATGCAATTCTGATGAGGGCTGACTTATCTGGCGCTATTTTGAGTCGGGCAGATTTGAGCGCGGCTAATTTTAATTTAGCTATTTTACACGAGGCGGACTTGAGCGATGCGAACCTGGAAGGAGCTTATTTTTGGAAGGCGGATCTTTCACAGGCGGTGCTAAGAGGAGCTGATTTACGTAATGCCAGTCTTAGAGGAGCTACTATTGAGGGGGCAGACTTGCAGGATACGAATTTGAATGGCGCTACCTGGCCTAATGGTAATATTTGCGAATAA
- a CDS encoding pentapeptide repeat-containing protein has product MEADEILRQYAAGERNFREIDLMGCNLKGVDLSDANFSRANLQKANLSGALLIGANLREVKLIGAELSEANLSDSNLIGTDLTNANLSGANLTGANLRGSMARDINLSKANLSGANLTEANLTGANLFAANLTEASTIRTNLIKTVLSWSTLKGANLTNALLNESVLERANLTQAILSGASLNGANLSGADLRQAIAIGSNLSDANLTQANLRVANVSWSTLRGANLTGANLYRAKLNWSNLSGAILVEAVLIDANIDRANFRDADMRRAIMPNGTTYD; this is encoded by the coding sequence ATGGAGGCCGATGAAATTCTGAGGCAATATGCGGCCGGAGAAAGAAATTTTCGCGAAATCGACCTGATGGGCTGCAACCTCAAAGGAGTAGACTTGAGCGATGCCAACTTTAGTCGGGCAAACCTGCAAAAAGCCAACTTGAGCGGAGCATTACTCATCGGAGCTAACCTGCGAGAGGTGAAACTCATCGGGGCTGAGTTGAGCGAAGCCAACCTCAGCGACTCTAACCTCATCGGTACTGACCTCACAAACGCTAACCTGAGCGGAGCTAATCTCACTGGGGCTAACTTGCGGGGTTCAATGGCGAGAGATATCAACCTGAGCAAAGCAAATTTAAGCGGAGCAAACCTGACAGAAGCCAATCTAACGGGAGCAAATTTATTTGCAGCCAACCTAACGGAAGCAAGCACGATCCGCACCAACTTAATTAAAACAGTTCTCAGTTGGTCAACTCTCAAGGGAGCAAACCTCACAAACGCTCTTTTGAACGAATCAGTTCTAGAGAGAGCTAACCTCACTCAGGCAATTCTCAGCGGCGCATCCCTTAACGGTGCTAACCTCAGCGGGGCAGACTTGCGGCAAGCGATCGCGATCGGTTCTAACCTCAGCGATGCTAACCTGACTCAAGCAAACCTGAGAGTAGCAAATGTGAGTTGGTCAACTTTGCGCGGAGCTAATTTGACCGGAGCTAATTTGTACCGAGCCAAATTGAATTGGTCAAATTTAAGCGGGGCGATTCTAGTAGAAGCAGTTTTGATTGACGCGAACATAGATCGCGCCAACTTCCGGGATGCAGATATGAGAAGGGCAATTATGCCCAACGGTACTACCTATGATTAG